The following are encoded together in the Desulfococcus multivorans genome:
- a CDS encoding IS1634 family transposase: protein MFARIKKSGRYQYLQIVENRKETGKVRQRVIATLGRMDQLHDKGRVETLIRSLSRFSERALLILSGKSDVSMDAVKIGPVLIFERLWRETGIKTAIERLLIDRRFEFDVERAIFLTVLHRLMVSGSDRSCHRWQRDYLIDGAHHLELHHLYRAMAFLGEELEDQEDAVPFSPRCCKDLIEESLFTHRRDLFSSLDLVFFDTTSIYFEGCGGEALGQRGFSKDHRPDLKQMVVGAVIDDKGQPICCEMWPGNTTDVKTLLPIVARLRNRFNIGRLCIVADRGMISADTLKTLEDPENTIPYILGTRMRRVKTIREVILSHPGRYREVRGEGADSKDPAPLKVKEVMHQGDRYVICQNPKQARKDARDRDAIIAALREQIRKGPKSLVGNKGYRKYVTLEKGSAGIDEDKVKYEARFDGKWVLKTNTDLDSAQVALKYKELWRVERVFRDVKSLLETRPIFHQRDQTIRGHVFCSFLALVMRKELDRRLEAAGHHFEWADVKQDLKALQQVTIEEGDRRLAIRSRSKGVCGKIFQAVGVAMPPTIREV from the coding sequence ATGTTTGCACGCATCAAAAAGTCCGGCAGATATCAATACCTGCAGATTGTCGAAAATCGCAAAGAGACCGGTAAGGTCAGACAACGCGTGATTGCCACATTGGGTCGTATGGACCAGCTGCATGACAAGGGCCGGGTCGAGACGCTGATTCGTTCCCTTTCGCGCTTCAGTGAACGGGCACTGTTGATCCTTTCCGGCAAAAGCGACGTGTCCATGGATGCCGTAAAGATCGGCCCGGTGCTGATTTTCGAGCGGTTGTGGCGGGAGACCGGCATCAAAACAGCTATCGAACGACTCTTGATCGATCGCAGATTCGAGTTCGATGTGGAACGGGCCATATTTCTGACCGTACTGCATCGTTTGATGGTTTCCGGTTCGGATCGATCCTGCCACAGATGGCAAAGAGACTATCTCATCGACGGTGCGCATCACCTCGAACTGCATCACCTGTATCGGGCCATGGCCTTCCTGGGAGAGGAACTCGAAGACCAGGAAGACGCCGTCCCGTTTTCGCCGCGCTGCTGCAAGGATCTGATCGAAGAATCGCTCTTCACGCACCGCAGAGACCTGTTTTCAAGCCTGGATCTCGTCTTTTTCGACACCACCTCGATCTACTTCGAAGGCTGCGGCGGCGAAGCTCTCGGACAAAGGGGTTTCAGCAAGGACCATCGGCCGGATCTGAAGCAGATGGTTGTGGGCGCGGTCATCGATGACAAAGGGCAGCCGATCTGCTGCGAGATGTGGCCCGGCAACACCACCGACGTCAAGACGCTGCTGCCGATTGTGGCGAGACTGCGAAACCGTTTCAACATCGGCCGTCTCTGCATTGTTGCCGATCGCGGGATGATCAGCGCCGATACCCTGAAGACGCTGGAGGATCCGGAAAATACCATCCCCTACATCCTGGGCACCCGCATGCGCCGGGTCAAGACGATTCGGGAGGTCATACTCTCGCATCCGGGCAGATACCGGGAAGTCCGCGGCGAAGGTGCGGACTCGAAAGACCCGGCGCCGCTCAAGGTCAAAGAGGTGATGCACCAGGGCGACCGCTACGTCATCTGCCAGAACCCGAAACAGGCCCGAAAGGACGCCCGGGACCGGGATGCGATCATCGCCGCACTCCGGGAGCAGATCAGAAAAGGCCCCAAAAGCCTTGTGGGCAACAAGGGTTACCGAAAATACGTGACCCTCGAAAAGGGCAGTGCCGGCATCGACGAAGACAAAGTCAAGTACGAGGCCCGCTTTGACGGCAAATGGGTGCTGAAAACCAACACCGATCTGGACAGCGCCCAGGTCGCTCTCAAGTACAAGGAGCTGTGGCGGGTGGAGAGAGTCTTCCGGGACGTCAAATCACTGCTGGAAACACGGCCGATCTTCCATCAGCGGGACCAGACCATCCGCGGCCATGTCTTCTGCAGCTTCCTTGCACTGGTGATGCGAAAGGAGCTGGATCGACGTCTCGAGGCGGCCGGTCATCACTTCGAATGGGCGGATGTCAAACAGGACCTGAAAGCACTGCAGCAGGTGACCATCGAAGAAGGCGATAGACGTCTCGCGATCCGGAGTAGAAGCAAGGGCGTTTGCGGCAAAATCTTCCAGGCGGTCGGCGTCGCCATGCCGCCGACGATCCGGGAGGTGTGA
- a CDS encoding cache domain-containing protein, protein MRLRLILLVLSILAVGSASTGGFFYFEAIQDASIQASRRQARTRLILIAHSLENHLTANMQVTETLAAAPALARLLRSPSDEALAAAHEVLDRFQQTLGANVCYLMDARGITRASSNRNRPESFMGQNFAFRPYFTSAMAGNPLGYLALGVTSGRRGVYSSRPVFSGSDPNPLGVVVVKSAIDAVEERLGLSPSEMMLFTSPDGVIFITNQPGWLFQLAWEPSPEELARIREERQFGDGGHEWIGLKPGETPDTAFLDGKRYLFEQMEIPHFPGWKVNYLTSADVITRPVETSLIRMTGSIVLVLCVLIGLGVVILYYKASEDILQRKRMEVALRENEERYRSLYHNTPAMLHSIGPDGRLLSVSDYWLTAMGYDYGEVIGRPLTDFMTEASRRLAEHDMIPTFFRKGFCKADL, encoded by the coding sequence ATGCGCCTTCGCCTGATTCTGCTGGTATTGTCCATCCTTGCCGTGGGCTCCGCGTCCACCGGGGGGTTTTTTTATTTTGAAGCGATTCAGGACGCCTCCATCCAGGCGTCCCGACGCCAGGCCCGCACCCGCCTGATATTGATCGCCCACAGTCTGGAGAACCACCTGACCGCCAACATGCAGGTTACCGAGACCCTTGCGGCGGCTCCGGCCCTGGCCCGACTGCTGCGCAGCCCTTCCGACGAGGCTCTGGCGGCGGCCCACGAGGTGCTGGACCGTTTTCAGCAGACCCTCGGGGCGAACGTCTGTTACCTGATGGACGCCCGGGGGATCACGAGGGCATCCAGCAACCGGAACCGGCCGGAAAGCTTCATGGGGCAGAACTTTGCCTTTCGGCCCTATTTCACCAGCGCCATGGCGGGGAATCCTCTCGGCTACCTGGCCCTGGGCGTCACCTCGGGCCGACGGGGCGTCTACAGCAGCCGTCCGGTCTTTTCAGGGTCCGATCCCAATCCCCTGGGCGTCGTCGTCGTCAAATCCGCCATCGATGCCGTGGAGGAGCGGCTGGGACTGTCGCCGTCGGAGATGATGCTCTTCACCTCTCCCGACGGGGTGATCTTCATCACCAACCAGCCCGGTTGGCTTTTTCAGCTGGCCTGGGAGCCTTCCCCCGAAGAGTTGGCGCGGATCCGGGAGGAGCGGCAGTTCGGGGACGGCGGACACGAGTGGATCGGTCTCAAGCCCGGCGAGACGCCGGATACGGCATTCCTCGACGGGAAGCGCTACCTGTTCGAACAGATGGAGATCCCGCATTTTCCGGGCTGGAAGGTCAACTACCTGACCTCGGCCGACGTCATTACCCGGCCGGTGGAGACCTCCCTGATCCGCATGACCGGATCCATCGTACTGGTCCTCTGCGTGCTCATCGGGCTGGGTGTGGTCATCCTCTACTACAAGGCAAGTGAGGATATCCTCCAACGGAAGCGGATGGAGGTCGCCCTTCGGGAAAACGAGGAGCGCTATCGCTCTCTTTACCACAACACCCCGGCGATGCTGCATTCCATCGGCCCCGATGGGCGGCTGCTGAGCGTCAGCGACTACTGGCTTACGGCCATGGGGTACGACTACGGCGAGGTGATCGGCCGCCCCCTGACCGATTTCATGACCGAGGCGTCCCGGCGGCTGGCCGAGCACGACATGATTCCGACCTTTTTCCGCAAGGGGTTCTGCAAGGCTGATCTTTGA
- a CDS encoding VWA domain-containing protein: MVKHRPRFYLLTALFLIFSIVGCSGGGGDDDSPPAPDPKTLEVSPTSYDFGIVTFGNLPTPLSVKITNTGTEPINIQNIALSDPANFALDPASCTTASPVLPVGAQCVVEVSFQPTELGVFTADLTISSDSPSSPETRVDLKGTYEAASDLTVSINQVESDGACPAANITAYVSVLDQGGYPVTGLLKNHFSILENGVSRPLPTDPRFAEEVNEPMSVAFALDYSGSITDVPENVNDMQDAVADFIRQLGDDDEAEIIKFDSKFEVVQGFTSDKTLLLNAIYADWDNGRQTTLYDAVSLAAQETAGRSNPRKAVIVVTDGEDKPEGVPVTTLDDVITTANTGGIPVFTIGLGNIQNVVLKQMAADTGGQFYDAPTSDNLGNVYQQLVDLLLEDQYILTYVSGLGIGDSADLKIKVDSPPNSGEAVKRITPCP, translated from the coding sequence ATGGTTAAACATCGCCCCCGCTTCTATCTGTTGACGGCACTGTTCCTTATTTTCTCAATTGTCGGATGTTCAGGAGGCGGCGGCGACGACGATTCGCCGCCGGCTCCCGATCCGAAAACCCTGGAAGTGTCGCCGACCAGTTATGATTTCGGCATCGTGACCTTCGGCAACCTGCCGACACCCCTCAGCGTCAAAATCACCAATACCGGTACGGAGCCGATCAATATCCAGAACATCGCTCTGTCGGACCCCGCCAACTTCGCGTTGGACCCGGCCTCCTGCACCACCGCTTCGCCGGTTCTCCCCGTCGGGGCCCAATGCGTGGTCGAGGTCTCCTTCCAGCCGACAGAGCTCGGGGTCTTCACGGCCGACCTGACCATCTCGTCGGACAGTCCCTCATCCCCCGAAACCCGGGTCGACCTGAAGGGCACCTACGAGGCAGCATCCGATCTGACCGTCAGCATCAACCAGGTCGAAAGCGACGGGGCATGCCCGGCAGCCAACATTACGGCATATGTCTCCGTTCTGGATCAGGGGGGATATCCGGTAACAGGGCTTTTGAAGAACCATTTCTCGATCCTTGAAAACGGCGTATCCCGGCCGCTCCCGACGGATCCCAGGTTTGCCGAGGAGGTCAACGAACCGATGTCCGTGGCTTTCGCGCTGGATTACAGCGGAAGCATCACCGACGTTCCGGAAAATGTAAACGACATGCAGGACGCCGTCGCCGACTTCATTCGGCAATTGGGGGACGACGATGAAGCTGAAATCATCAAGTTCGATTCAAAGTTCGAGGTCGTTCAGGGGTTTACATCGGACAAAACCCTGCTGTTGAACGCGATATACGCAGACTGGGACAACGGCCGGCAAACCACGCTTTACGACGCCGTTTCACTGGCCGCCCAGGAGACGGCGGGAAGAAGCAATCCCCGGAAAGCCGTGATCGTTGTAACCGACGGAGAAGATAAACCGGAAGGCGTTCCCGTCACCACGCTCGATGATGTCATTACAACCGCCAATACAGGGGGCATTCCGGTCTTCACCATCGGGCTCGGAAACATCCAGAACGTCGTTCTTAAACAGATGGCCGCCGATACGGGAGGCCAGTTCTACGATGCCCCGACATCGGACAATCTCGGCAACGTCTATCAGCAACTGGTCGATCTTCTGCTGGAGGACCAGTATATTCTTACCTATGTATCCGGTCTGGGCATTGGAGACAGCGCCGATCTCAAAATCAAAGTCGACTCCCCCCCCAATTCGGGAGAGGCTGTGAAGCGCATCACCCCCTGTCCCTGA